The following is a genomic window from Candidatus Methanoperedens sp..
ATCTGTCCCGAAAGAAGCGATGGAAAAAATCCTGGCAAAAATACCCCTCGGCAGACTGGGAAAGCCTGCAGAGGTCGCCGCAGCCGTGGCCTATCTTGTTTCCCCTGAAGGTGAATACATAACAGGTCAGGTTTTAGATATAAATGGGGGACTTTACATATAATCAAGAAGGAGTGAATGAAATGGGAGAATATGAAGAAACTCTGGAAGAGATACGGAAAACATTTGGAACGGTTCCAGAATTCATGAGGGTTTTTCCCGGGGATTTACTTGTCCGGGATTGGCCTTCATGGAAAAAGGACCTTCCGGGGGAAATAGATCTGGAAAGAGCAAGATACATGCTCAGTACAGACCAGATTCTGGAAGATATGCTGACCCGGGAAGATATAACCGGGACCAGAAAGGTTGGGTTCGGCAGCACTGGAACCTCAGAGCCGATCGAAGAAATATCAGATTGAAGTTGTAATAAAGAGAGAACTAATTTTGAATTGATAGTGGACTCCTTGGAAACTGAAAAGAAAATATCCAATCTGGAAGACCATAATGAAACTTGAAAATGGGTTGCAATTATAACGGGAGCGGAAAGTGGTATTGGCAAAGAAACGGCACTTTTGTTCGCTCAGAAAGGAGCCAGGGTGGTCGTGGCAGATATCAATGTGGATGGGCTGGTCATATAAACTCAGGCTAGATACCTGAGTCTTTATTGCCAGTGATTTCAATACTTTTGAAAAAACCTCACTTGGATAATTATTATTAATCGTTACGAATAATTATTTATCGGAAGACTTTTAAAAATAGGTAGGAAGGAGAGATAGAAAGTGAGACTGAATAATAAGTTATTAAGAGATGTAATGACAAGAGGTGTGGTAACTGTGCCGATGGATGCCACTGCCAAACAGATCGCGACATTGCTGAACAGAAAGGGATTATCAGCAGTCGCAGTTACGGGGCGGGACGGCGAGGCAATGGGTGTGATTTCTGACATGGACATACTCAAGGTGATAGGAAAAGATGACTGGGAAAATATTACTGCAGACTCTATAATGACTTCCCATGTGGAGGCGGTCGACCCTGCTACCACAATTGGCGATGCAGTGAAGATAATGAGGGAAAAACATATTCACAGGTTGATCGTTTTCTCGGAGAAAGGCGTGGGAGCCTCGCAGAGACCTATAGGCATACTGAGCGCAAGTGATATTATAAGGGAAGCCGCACGGGCTTAACCAGGCATAAACATCGAGGCGATCACCGGCGTTACGAAAGTCTCGATCATCGCTGCAACAAAGAGCAGTGGAACTATCTTCCGTATATAGAATCCAAGGCCGGCATACAACTCCCCTTTTATATCAACTTTCATGCCTTTCAATGAGGAGTACACGACATCCCCAAGGCGAAGCCCTATACCTGCGCTGATCAGTATCATGGGGACCTCTATTATACCATGCGGTAGTAGCGCAGCGATCACAAAAAGGGTGCCCTGCTGCCTGGAAACCGTATCTGCCAAAATGCTCAGGATCACACCATTGCCCGCTACAAAAAGAACCGGAATGATGCCAAGCCCGACTCCCAGAATGATTGCCACCAGGCTTTTTATTGCATTATTCAGGAAAATAACGAAAACGATAGTTACCGGATTAAGCGTTTTTATCCAGCCGAATGATCTTTTTAAAATTTCCAGGTAATTATCTGACAATCCAGGGTTCCCTACAGCTACGATCAAACCCATAATCAGAGAAATCAAAAAGATCGCCGTAATAGCGATAAGATATCTTCTCAGTGAATACAAGTAATCCATGTCTGTTCCCATTTTAAATATTTTCAGCCTGCCCTTTTCTGTTCTTATAATGAATTCATGGCCCCTGCCAAAATCTATGGTCAAAATTGCCCTGGTTTTTTCACTGTTAACCTTCATTGAAAGATAGTGATTTTCGGAAGATATATGTATCGCACTGCCGTCATCGCTTTTGTCAACTTTCGCATTCCTTGCCCAATCAGCACCGAAATCCTTGACCAAAAATCCTATAAACCTCTCGGTATCCTCTCCCGGAATTTCATCCCATCTGAACAAATATTGCATTTTATACTCCCATTAAAATCCGCAGTCTACCACGGCAACAACCGATAAATATAAGCATTTGTGCAAGTATTTTCTGGTCGACATGGTTAATAACCTTTTGGATTACATCATAAGTTCTGCAACCGATGTTAAAGCTTATAATCCGGTAAATACCCTTCTTTTTGGGTTGCTGTTTGCATGTGGCGTGTCCTTCATTTACGTGTACATAATAAAGAGGGTAGGGCTAAGGATTGACAGGGGTTTTCTTTTTGCAGCAAGCATGTGGGCTTTTTTTGCAATGAGCATACGGCTTCTTTACGACACGGGCTTTACGAAATCAGTGTGGTTTATAACTCCCTATGTGACGCTGATCGATTTTCTCCTTGCGATATCCACGCTTTTCCTATCCCTGTACATTCAAAGGAAGAAAAAAATCGATTATTGGAAAACATGGGGCGTGTCGGGGGCGATACTTGGAATTATTATGCTCTCACTGTCGCCCCTCACCAACTTGAAAGGATTCAGCCTGATTGTGCTTCTCTGGACAGCTTCCATCCTTATCCTTGTCGGCGCGAGGAAGATATTTCCCAAGTTCCTCACCTGGTGGAACATTGGCGTGATTGAGGCGCACATGATGGATGCTGCTGGCTCATTTGCAGGCATAACATTTTTTGGCTTCTCTGAGGAGCATGTTCTTGGAGGAACGCTGATAAAATATGTAGAATCAATCGGCCTCACTTTGTTCGGCTCCGGATCATGGGTGATGTTTCCTTTGAAGCTTGTCGTGCTTGTGCCTGTGCTATATTATATTGACAAGTATAGCGAAGACATAAATGAGACAAATTATATCAAGACAGTGTTATTTGTTCTTGGGCTCGCAATAGGGCTGCGGAATGGTTTTAATATTCTGATTCTCAAGGCATAGCGCATGCCATGAGTGGTATCCGCAAATAAGATGTATCGTTGATTATGCCGCTAATGTAATACTTATATATATACTCCCAGAGTGTATCTATTATATTCGTATAGGGACCCTATGAAGGAGAACAAGGAAAAGAACCATAAGAACAAATGGATGCAGCTTCCGAGAAATGTTGTTGTCGGCCATGGTGTGATCAACGACACTGGTAAGGTGTGTCAAGATCTTAAGCTTAATGGGAGTGCCCTTGTCGTTGCGGGCGGCTCCACCTTCAAAGCTGCTGGAAAAACGGTTGAAGTCTCACTCGAAGACTCTGGTTTTAATGTGAATGAGGCGATCATAAAAAGCCCCTCACTTGAAGAGGTCATCAAAGTCGAAAAGATATCAACGGAGGTGAAGGCCTCTTTCTTGCTTGGCGTCGGCGGCGGGAAATCCATAGATATCGCCAAGCTTGCGTCGAAGCACCTTGACCTTCCTTTCATTAGCGTTCCCACTGCGGCATCCCATGATGGAATTGTATCCTCGCGAGCCTCGATCATGCGGGATAATATAACAGTTTCAGAAGAGGCACAGACCCCCATAGCCGTTGTTGCAGACACTGCAATAATATCTGCAGCGCCGTACCGCCTCCTCGCGGCCGGATGCGGGGATATAATATCTAATTACACTGCTGTTCGGGACTGGGAACTTGCGCACAGACTGCGCGATGAACCTTATAGCGAATATGCCTCCATAATCTCCAAGATGACCGCAAAAATACTCATCGAATCTGCCGAAGCCATCAAACCCGGCATAGAGGAGTCTGCATGGACTGTTGTGAAAGCGCTGGTGGCAAGCGGCGTGGCCATGAGCATCGCGGGTTCTTCCCGTCCTGCGAGCGGTTCCGAACACAAGTTCAGCCATGCATTGGACGAGATCGCACCGCATCCTGCCCTTCACGGCGAACAATGCGGCGTGGGCACAATTATAATGATGTACCTTCACGGTGGCAACTGGCAGGAAATACGCACTGCTCTTAAAACAATTGGAGCGCCTGTAAATGCTTCCGAACTGGGAATAGGGGAAGAATATATTATCGAAGCGCTCGTTAATGCGCACGGGATACGTCCTGAAAGGTATACCATCCTTGGAACGGGACTGACCCGGGAAGCTGCGGAGAAGGCTGCAAAAATTACAAAAGTTATCTAATAGCTATATTAAAATGAATCAGGTGAATTATATGGAAGAACCAGATATAAGCATAACGTTGATAGGAACAAAGCTTGCAAAAGTAGGGAACGAATTCATTTTTAGAGGGCCAGCAAGAGAGTGTGAAGTATGTAAATTTAATAAAACATGCCTCAGCCTGGTTACTGGCAGCAGGTATAGGATAATAAATTTGAGAAATGGCGGGAAACTTGAGTGTGCTGTGCACGATTCGGGAGTCTGTGCGGTCGAGGTTATGGAAGAACCGATAACGATGAGCCTTGAATCACGGAAAGCCATTAAAGGTTCCAGAATAGTGTTTGAAAAACCCAACTGCAATCTAGCCAATTGTGTAAATTATATTGTCTGCAATCCGTCTGGGGTCAGGCGCGGGGATAAATTCACAGTTGTTGAGGTGACGGGTGAGATAATGGAGCCATGCGAGAAAGGCTATTTATTAAAGGCAGTTAAGGTAAAGAGATAGCATGAAAAAGATGGACGAGAACAAATGCATGGATTGCGGTGCTGACCTGACGAGCAGGAAAAGGTACCCGGTCTATTCAGCACGGCTGGCAGTCCTCGGGTACAGATGCGCAGAATGCCATGAGAAAAGCAAAACCCCCGGGGCGAAGAAACGCGAAGAGGAGATAAGCAAGCTCACAAAAGAAGTACCAAAACTCGAAAATGTAGCCCAGAATATTCGCAAGGCGCTTGATAAGAAATAATCTCCGGTGCTCCATATCCCGGACCCGCCGAGATAAGTACATTCGATTAAGCAAACATAAATGATAGAATCACCTCACACGACCGGAGAGGTCATGTTGCCATCAAGTGCTGGTTTGCTCGAGGCGGAGCTCATGCTCCCTTTCCCGGAATGCGAAAAATACCCTGCTGCAGCAGTTGTATGCCACCCTCATCCCCTTTATGGAGGATCCTTGCACAGCAAAGTCGTGGTCGCGGTATCCCATGCATTCCTTGCGCTGGGCATACCCTCGCTGCGCTTCAACTTCCGTGGGGTTGGCAGAAGCAGCGATAGATACGACAATGGCATAGGAGAAAAGGATGATGCCGTAGCTGCACTAGACTATATGGAAGGCTGGGGAGATAGCCTCATTATTGCAGGTCACTCTTTTGGGGCATGGATGAGCATGAAAGCGGGATGTGAAGACACAAGGGTGAAGATGATCATTGGGGTAGGTACACCTGTCAATTTTGTGGATATGACTTTTCTCAGGGATTGTATGAAACCCAGGCTTTTTGTTCATGGTATGCGGGATCAA
Proteins encoded in this region:
- a CDS encoding CBS domain-containing protein; protein product: MRLNNKLLRDVMTRGVVTVPMDATAKQIATLLNRKGLSAVAVTGRDGEAMGVISDMDILKVIGKDDWENITADSIMTSHVEAVDPATTIGDAVKIMREKHIHRLIVFSEKGVGASQRPIGILSASDIIREAARA
- a CDS encoding stage II sporulation protein M, which translates into the protein MQYLFRWDEIPGEDTERFIGFLVKDFGADWARNAKVDKSDDGSAIHISSENHYLSMKVNSEKTRAILTIDFGRGHEFIIRTEKGRLKIFKMGTDMDYLYSLRRYLIAITAIFLISLIMGLIVAVGNPGLSDNYLEILKRSFGWIKTLNPVTIVFVIFLNNAIKSLVAIILGVGLGIIPVLFVAGNGVILSILADTVSRQQGTLFVIAALLPHGIIEVPMILISAGIGLRLGDVVYSSLKGMKVDIKGELYAGLGFYIRKIVPLLFVAAMIETFVTPVIASMFMPG
- a CDS encoding DUF63 family protein — its product is MVNNLLDYIISSATDVKAYNPVNTLLFGLLFACGVSFIYVYIIKRVGLRIDRGFLFAASMWAFFAMSIRLLYDTGFTKSVWFITPYVTLIDFLLAISTLFLSLYIQRKKKIDYWKTWGVSGAILGIIMLSLSPLTNLKGFSLIVLLWTASILILVGARKIFPKFLTWWNIGVIEAHMMDAAGSFAGITFFGFSEEHVLGGTLIKYVESIGLTLFGSGSWVMFPLKLVVLVPVLYYIDKYSEDINETNYIKTVLFVLGLAIGLRNGFNILILKA
- a CDS encoding NAD(P)-dependent glycerol-1-phosphate dehydrogenase — protein: MKENKEKNHKNKWMQLPRNVVVGHGVINDTGKVCQDLKLNGSALVVAGGSTFKAAGKTVEVSLEDSGFNVNEAIIKSPSLEEVIKVEKISTEVKASFLLGVGGGKSIDIAKLASKHLDLPFISVPTAASHDGIVSSRASIMRDNITVSEEAQTPIAVVADTAIISAAPYRLLAAGCGDIISNYTAVRDWELAHRLRDEPYSEYASIISKMTAKILIESAEAIKPGIEESAWTVVKALVASGVAMSIAGSSRPASGSEHKFSHALDEIAPHPALHGEQCGVGTIIMMYLHGGNWQEIRTALKTIGAPVNASELGIGEEYIIEALVNAHGIRPERYTILGTGLTREAAEKAAKITKVI
- a CDS encoding UPF0179 family protein; translation: MEEPDISITLIGTKLAKVGNEFIFRGPARECEVCKFNKTCLSLVTGSRYRIINLRNGGKLECAVHDSGVCAVEVMEEPITMSLESRKAIKGSRIVFEKPNCNLANCVNYIVCNPSGVRRGDKFTVVEVTGEIMEPCEKGYLLKAVKVKR